Sequence from the Ziziphus jujuba cultivar Dongzao chromosome 9, ASM3175591v1 genome:
ATGATTGGCCTACTAAATGCTGTCTCTGTCAAGCTGCACTTGAAGCAGGGAATGGTTCTCCAACTACTCGACTGGGTTGCTTGCGTATGTAATTTCATAGATATAGTTATTGCTTCTTACATGTTAATTTCCTCCATGAATGAGTGCAATATTAGTTATGTTTTTATGAGTGATATATTTGTACTTCTTATTCATTGTAGATATTATACACACAAGTTGCCTGGTTTCACATATCAAGACTTTTCCTTCACATACGGCACCTGCTGGATATGTTTGTCCTGGATGTTCCACATCGGTAAGATTTTCTTCTAACATTTGGCTACAAGATTTATGTGCTAATCATTGGGCCTTTGACCTGAAAAGTTGATGAGAAAgtgaaagaagaagaggaaatgCAGATTGGGAAAATACATATTCTTATTATGTAATCATCAAACCTTCTATGCCTCAGGGTTGCAGTTAGCAACTTATAATAGACAGTTCTAATCCCATGGAAACAAAAACCAACTACGGACCGCAAAGAAAATGAACTCAAAAGAAAACCTGCTTAttcctttaattaaaaaaattaactgctCATTACTGCTCCATTATGCTAAGTTTTATTGGAAAATCCTTTTGCTTCTTTTGTGTTGTCTAGAACATTTTAGTGctagcattatttttttaaatctttgtacCGGTAGCATAATCTTTATGTTCTATATTGTTTTATATGTCACTTGGTGGCAGATATGGCCTCCCAAGAATGTGAAAGATTCAGGATCCCGTCTTCATTCAAAGTTGAAGGAAGCTATAATGCAGGTGAATCCATGAATTTATTGTAATGTTAGTATTTCCTATTTTTCCATTCAGTTGGATCTTCATGCATTGCAGAACTTCCCTTCCAAATATTGTTAATGAGTACATTTAATCTTAGTATTACCTAGTGCTGTTTATTAGTCTTCTTTTAGTGGTCTTTAtactttttgctttttatgacAAGTTGGTGCAACTTATTATCTTTGATTTGTTCTTATCCCccctcctaaaaaaaaaaaaaaaaaaaaaaaaataacaacaacaactttGATGAGTAGGTGTGGTTTATGAAGGCTTAGGAAATTAAAAgattattatttctttgttaattGTCTTTTTCTCTCAATGAAGAAGAAGGCCATTATGTCTATGACTTTCATTGTCTGTGGTGACCTCTTAACTGTCTAAAAAATTCTGATTTAGTTGATACATGGATATTAAAATACACTATGCTGATGGTTTGCTGAAATGAAATGATGTTGACGAGCTTACATATATATTCCAAAACTAGCAAGTTCTAAACTGCTTAACACAAGTGAGTATTTCAACTTCTTAGGGCAATCAGAATCCCTTTTTCCCATTCACCTCTATCCGGAGGAGTAAACAGTAGCATATCAATGTATTATACTCAGAAGGAAATCATGTATGGTTTACCTTTTTATTCTTCTTGCTATGGCCAAGGACCTAAGTGTTTTAATGCATATTATCTAATGATTTTAGTTTATAGGTCTTATAGTAATTTtagtgtttatattttttatttaactatattatattttatattttgattttttttttcttatttaagatCTCATCTTCTTCCATCTAGTTTTGTTGTAATGCTGTGTTTACAAATATTTGCAGTTCGTTGTTTTCATGaagtatttaaatattatttgaagaaattgaatgaatgaaatgaaatgaaaaactgTTAAGATTCTGTTTTTTCTATCTATAAAAGCAGTCAGTGGTGGTTTCTTGCTGCATTGCCAATCTGTGAAAGGCAATGGTGCCTTGCTTAAATGCAGGTTTTTCAACTAGCTAGTTTTAGCATATTCTGCATTGTGAAACTTCATGACATACCATACCATGACTAGCATTTGAAAACTTGTTGCAACATTTAGTTAGGAAAATTTGGAGTAGAAGGTATAGAAATTGGATAAATTAGATGTGGTATCTTAAGTATAATATGACTCGTATTAGCTTGTTTATATGTAGTTGAGTCCATTTGTTAACAACTTAAGCTTTTGCGATACTTTACAAGGTACGACTTTATCTTATCTATACATGTATAGATCCTCAGTCTCTAAGCACAAACCATTTCTATTACATGATAATTGTATGCTTGTGTGTAagtttttgtgaaaatgtttacctattttctcatttaacaaataattcCATACTAGCTGTTTTGTTAAGTTCAATGAATAGGAGGGTTTCTTAAGATGAGTGCTGGAGTGAATGCTTTCCTTTCATTATTAGGGTCAGATTTGAACagatttttttgcttttgtgcAGACGGGTCTTGAGAAGAACTTGTTTGGAAATCATCCAGTTTCATTGCCAGCTGCAGAGTCTCGTGGTCCTCCTCCTGCATTTGCATCAGATCCGCTGATTAATGTATCTTCTACTGGTAGCAGGGAAAATAATGTGGGCTCATCACCCTTGGTAGAAAAAGTCGAAACTAACATGACTGAGGGATATTCCGCTGTAGCGGGCTCCGGACTCCCAGTAACAGATATTGTGGAGGTAGAAGGTTCTAGTTCAGCAGGAAACTTCATGAAGAGCTCAAGTCCTGTTGGTGTAAGAGGATTTCCCtgttatttgtgaatttaagatgagatattttaataaacttttactCCACTTGCATTCATGTGTCATGGTTAGTATCTATGCCTTGATGTACTTGTCTGTGGTGTTTATATTATCTCATAATTTGGTTTTGGTGTTTGTAATGCTATCCAGCCTGTTGCAACTACACGTAAGAGTGGAATCCATGTTGAACGGCAAAACTCTGAGATTTCTTATTATGCAGATGATGAAGATGGGAATCGTAAAAAGTATACACGAAGGGGTAAGTAGAATTCTTTGATTACAATGTTCTGTAATATTCTCAAACCAATGTTGTCTACTCTTATTTCGGATTACCTAGATGAAAATGCAACTATTAGAAAAAAGTCTTTTTAATAAAGAACACAGGTGCCATTCCATTTCGAAAAACGATTTAGGTAGAACAGTAGTAGCCATCTATTTGATGCGTCTAGGTGCTGCTATCTGCAGGATCTGCGGTTTCTTAATTGtgaataaaatttttagtacataaaaatgaaaaacaaatgtTTTTGACCATCTATTCTGTTCTTTTCCAATGCATGTACTCTGGTATTATTTGTGAAAAGTATGCTATTGAATTTAAATTGCAAATACGAACTCTAAATATAAATTGTAGGTCCATTCCAACACAAGTTCCTTAGAGCCTTGCTTCCGTTCTGGTCAAGTGCATTACCAACTCTACCAGTTACTGCTCCTCCACGGAAAGATGCGTCAAACACAAATGATGCCCCAGAAGGTCGTTTGCGGCATCAAAGATCATCGAGGATGGATCCAAGAAAAATCCTTCTCTCTCTAGCGATCATGTAATTTCTTTGCATGTTTCCTTATTCCCCCATGCcgtcttatttttttatttattatttattatcaaccTAAGCTCGCACAGGTAATTTTAGTTAAATTGTTGGAATAACTGAGATCTGCTCTAGATTTGGTAGGAAAGATATATTATTCCTGGTCATCATGTAATAGGCAAACTTGTGGATCCAAATTTACAGAGGTTAAATCTCTGCTGGCCTATTGCCTTCATGGACTATTGATTCTATTTTCTGGCAACATAAAATAATGAGCATAGAAGAAAAGTGGACTGAACATTGTGTATTGGCTGTTATCCTCTAACTTCCTGCATAAAAAACATCTTCTTAATCATAGTTATAAGAAAAATATGCGACCAAATTTAGAAGACAGGATTTAGGCAGTATTATTTAAGTTGTACGATATATCTTCAAAATGTTTATCTTATTAATGCAAAGTATTGTAATATTTTGTGCAGGGCTTGTATGGCAACGATGGGTATCTTGTATTACAGATTAGTGCAACAAGGTCTTGGTGAAGAGCTGGCTGATGATGAGCTGCCGCAGTAGTACTTGTGTATGTTCGTGGAGACTTACAGGTGATGGTAGATTGTTAACTTGAAGCAGACTTGTGGATTGCTGGTGCTTCTGCTCCATTTTTTTGTCTGGTTCATCGTTTCCTGGACCTATTGCGAGTTCTTGTAGAAACATACAAATGGACAAGTagggaattttttgttttgtgccCATGATGgtgaaaaaaatattggatatgATCTTTAGCCATTTCTCCTTTACTGCACTTTTTCTTCGGTCCTTTGAAGCTGAAATGCAGAATCGGGTTAAACGCAAAAATGTTTATGTTTAAActgccttttcttctttttttttttcttttttctttttttgtaattatcatATTATGTGAATAACCTTGCAAGATAAAGGTGAACAAAGTATAACgagtttatattttgaaatttcctCTCGTTTTCGGGTTGGGCGatcagaatattttttttttttccccttaataaATTCATTAATCTATGATTTGGATTGAATTTGAACTAAGTTGGAAGATATTGTGCTGGAAGTAGCGCAAAGTAGGTTTGGATAATTTATCGAGTTGAGACATGGTAACCCTTCGAAAGTGCCAGATTATTGAATAGGTGGCTTTTTATACACCACAAGATCATCTTTATACACACTCCTTTCTATGGAAGATGGTTGTGATTCTGTACAAATTTTACATTGAAGAAGTACAAATGGTATTGCAAATAGAATCTGCCTTTGATGAAGCCACCCGTACTCACATTAAAAACTAACTGCAGCAATATTAGCCCTTTCTTTCAAATAAATAGGAATTAATgatctattaaaaaaagaaattacagGAATAAACTAAaaacaggttttaaaaaaattagaaagagaaGTTAGAGAAATTATTATGGGGCATATCCAATGCCTTTTATGGTGAGCATCATTTGTCATAGCATGATTTCTCTTATGCATTTTCTCTATTTTTGCTTTAATATTCTTGTTCAACattcaatatgaataaaatacatcaatcAACCTATGAAGccgattttaaaaatttttgacatttctttttgttttggacATACTGTTTTCTTGTTGAATGAGAGATCAATAAGAATATTGAAAGAAAGATGAATAAATACCAAGGAAAAACATATAAGAAATCACCTTTTTTCCTGTTAGATCACAAATAATGCTCATCATAGGATGCTTACTATACctcctatatataatattcatttattttatagagAAGCTAAAAAGAAACCAttcaattcatttatttgttaattttcttttattttaaaaggaaatgGACCCTTTGGTAGGTATTATTAGCCACGTAATTATTTGGGTTAATATACTATTGGTCTATCTTCTTAATCCAATAAAGGTCCACATCTAAGCCTTTGCTACAACGATTTTAGTATAACTAGCATGCACACAAGAAGCTCCTGGGGGCATGCTGGGGATTAAATTATCAACTTCGGATTATATCACAAATAATGCTCATCATAGCATGCCCAAAGTGCTCCTTGTGTGCATGCTAGGGGTTAAATTGTCAACTTCGAACCTGCAAGGTTGATTAGTTGTTCGGTTTCCTTCCACTCACTAAACGACCTTATGTGttccattcatttattttgacgAAATGCACAAGAGGAAGGCTTAATGGAAATTTTAGTTACTTAAGAATGCTTATAATATTAAAGGCAAATTACACAAAACCCTCTAAAGTATTTGACACTTAAAAATAAACCTTTTATATTACAaaaagatttttattatttgttattaatggGATCCATTTTGAGatggaaaatactaattggatgctttaattatatattattttttatactaaaaatataattaggGAAAATCAATGTTTTTAGAGTAGTTAATTAAATTGCTAAATAACACATTGGTCTGATTCACAAGTGATAACaaatagtaatttaaaaaaaaaaaaaacttttttcttgttttactaAAAAACCAAATTCTCAAACTATTACAAACACATAAGTTAATGAAAATGCGTACATCAAGACTAAATTACgaatctataaaaattttaaaatttaaaatacttaatattttccataatgaataaatttaattaattaatattaacattatttttagtatttttttgaaaaaaatatgaattttacttttttaagaaaatattattttctatattttattttttttgcagaaaatattatttttaatatttttgtatgaatattcaattatattttgatatattccTTACCAATACATTAAAATTCAAGATATTCAATTAAGGTTTATTAAAGTCTATCAATCTTCAAGttattcaaaaaatcattaactatttaaaaaaaaaatagattttaatggatttcatTGGAGTTTAGGatagataatataaatatataacaaaattgtcttatattatgaaaataaattatcttaaatCCAGTATTTATCTCAAAATTTTACTGGATTTatctaaaatttctataaaatctatataactatgaaattttataaaaattactcATTTTAAATGCAATAAACTCTATTAActctttttatgaaattaagctAAAATGAAGTTTTAAGGTATCTGggtaatttttagttttcatttttctcaaattaattatgtgtaataatttatttatgtcaaGTGTTAGTTACTGGTTCTTAAAgtttattaaacaaatttttttttttttaaacaaaaaaatctacTATGCTACTTACCCCTTCGTGTATACTTTTTACACGGAGTTGGGTCCCATATATGCGGATCCTACTCCCTTGAGAGGAGTTGTGCTCTAGGGAGCACTAGAAGTTTGTCTCTATTTTAGTTATATtgttaagaaataataataataataataataaaaaaagataaacacaaaattgaacacaatttcaaattatgttaaattttaattttttattatatatatatatatgtcctttttttttcaattagttAATATAAATGTCTAACAAATTATAATCACTATTAGCTAAcacttaatataaataaattactcaCAACTcgatagataaaaattaaaaactaacaaTATTACTAAATGACGCATTATCACTGATATTAATTATCACCAATtacttaagaaaaaagaaaaatagtataTGATGGTTATACAATATGGTCAAAGTTCAAACAAAACATctaactatttaaaaaatatttggaaaataaggGTTCATcatatttgacaaaaatgaaaacattttttaaataaaattaatccaAAAACATGTTCATagaattttatagaaaaatttaatatagtaaaatatcattaaataagtttaaaatataaaactagTCGCCAAGTTTACTCATGGTAGTCATATGTTTGGATTATTGGTAAAAACACTGAAATATACTTCTAGATCCTAATTTGATCGGCTTAGTTGAAATCCCCCATCATAAtacttataataattataatcatgattatctttttatttttatttttattttgagtagtttttatatttcttttaaataatatatatacaattatcaTCTTTTGGACTACCTAACTTACTTTATGATTGACTATATTGGGGTAGAATTGGCAAATCATagatagtaatattaatttataaaaaaaatttatttttattttttaattctaaaattttcctaagaaaaagtaaactatttaataataattacttaAATTGTTTTAAGATGCGCAAATCATATtggatatttcttttaaaaaataaaaattttatgcatttgTTTTTTGCACTTCCATTCAATATTGTACCACCTCATTATAAGATAACCTAATAAGGTAATGAGGTGGCACAATATTGAATGATGGCGGAAcgaaaaatgtataaaattttcattattttaaagaaaaatccaaTATGATATACaccttataataatttaattgactGTTATTAgatgatttattttttcaaactaaattttcagtattaaaaaataataataaaaaatactttaaatttCATCTACAATTTACCAGTTAAACCCTACATAGCCAACCATTAAAGCAAGCTAATAGTCCATTAAATCATAATTATATTgtttgtgcattttttttttataaatatttacattAGAAAAGACTTTAAGCTACATgcaaggttcaaaattttagtttcaatagaaatatcgaagattaaaaaaaaatgtgaaaatttacATGCAAATATCTGAAAATATTGAATTcaataaaaactcataaaaatgaaggaaattgataaaaatttatttgaaaaaatgaaaatttttattgaaattttgggattaacttagttaattaatcaattattaaattgactaTAAAAATTGCTAAAATATTAAGTGGATATTGTATTTATCTCAATCAATTGATTCATACTAAGcagtaataatcataaataaattattattaataaaaatatgcaaaaagatatatatttgataaaattttttattaattaagatacataaaataattattacaattatattataattcataaatgtCATATCAATATCACATAGAACTCTtagattattataaattattagtttttttctcattctcattttgaagaaaattttatagTGCAGACGATTCATATGCAGATCAGACCAAAGTCGACGCTTTTTAAAGCGTTGGCTTTTGCTGTGTATGTGTACTTAGCGTACACAGTAAAGCCGAcgctttttttcaaaaagtaccAAAAAGCATTGGTTTGGATATGGTTCGTACCATAGAACTACTccttattttgatatataaaatgtaagaaataattattaaaaaatatatttctttgataattttctatataactGTTAACATATCCACCATATGAAACTTATATTAAATGTGGTTATCTTTGAAGtttaatgtaatatattatattatatttatatttttatttgtttaatattattaatttaaatactatcaacacctattctttataatattagattttcatattattattttgcattcTTATATAGCCAACTAGGTCATTGTAATTATGATATTTAATAAATCCTTTGCTTACAAAAtgtataacaaaatatatatatatatatatatatatttcaatgaaCAAAATCTATCAaggttattcaattcaatttattttgttctaCTTATATCACTCAATgtttaaaatacaattaaaaagtaaaaaaaaataaataaagttaatttggtaaaaaaaaaattactaaacatTAGTAATTgatcatcttttatttttaagttttaatctCAAGAAGCTTTTATTTCAGAATTGTTCATAATTATTGCTTGTTTATTTTTCAGTGGTTGGAGTAACTTGAaaatagcttaaaaaaaaaaaaaaatcttaacaaGTTTATCTTGATTCGTAAGGATCTCAAAAGGTTTCATAAACCACTTAAACTATGATAGAAAGAGAATGATCTCCTACCCACAATGTCaagtttttactatttaaatagcTTTTGAAAcctaacttttaaaaataattaagtatgTGATTTTTTGAGCTCTTTtcgaatggaattaaatatgtaattttaatatttttttgggagaCGTAGGTAATTCAAtatttatcttataaaataTGATGTATCTTATGCAATCAAATataatgtaaaatttttaagactttttttttttgggtaaaaaaaaataataatgttaaagaATAATGCTTAAAGTTTTACAAGTAATTATGATGATTTtaataagttatatattttcatgttcTCCTTAATCAATAAACTTATTTGGGTTGGAAGCAAGTCTTATCCATTACGACGCCACCCAGCATACCAATTGTTTGGTTTACTTGGTCAGCAAAACGCAGACAAGTTGCGAAAATTTTTCTCTTTCCCAACAAAAAACACGAGGAGGAGGCTCAGTCAGAGGCCAAACTAGTAGCAGTTGGTGGTTAGCGACAATGGTAAAGAGAAGAAAGCCTTTGCTACTTGCTTCAACCAAAATGACATGACAATCAAAGACTAGAAGAGATAGGGTTTGTAAACAAACAGATCAGCAAAGAATTGCAAGAGAGCTTTGGCTGAGGATAAATTATGCCGACCCACCTAAAAGAAAGCAATAATCAATGTAGAAAGGATGGTCGGCTATAATGAGACTAAAATGGCTGTTATACTTGTGAAGTACAATTTAACACCACCATATTTTGATTATCTTCGTAATTCCCTTGATCAAATTCTCTACAAAATAACAAATACGTGGAAATCTCTAGGATACAGATATGGTATTGACTAAAAATACTTCGATACTCAAGTAAGATAGTGTTCTTTGAATGCCTAAATCTGATGAAATTTTCAAGTATATAAGAACACATATTTGGTATGGagaatgttttgtttttatagGCATCAGCTTCCTTGGCCCTTAAAGAAACTAGCTCACTAACCCTTAACGGATTTGGACCATGGAACTCTAAATTAGGAAAGCAAGGTTTTTCTAAATTTACTGATGATATTTTCATGATATTTTCAAGCTAAATAGTCGAAGCTAAAAAGCAAAATTTCCTTTGCTAAATGATTTAGTAGATCCTCAATACTTTCTTAAATagcatttaataaaataaacaagatttcctataatttaaatccaaattAGCTAATTATTTTCTTGTAATTGCGTTGATTATGCTGATAACCAAGCCTCGTAAGGCTCGGTCGATTCGAGACAACATCCAGTCCCCAAAGCTCTGCTCTTAATCCTCCTTTATGATTTTCCTCCTCTTGGGAATTATGAGGATCGGTTAGACCGAGGTTGTGATATCACGGATGTTATGAATACTTTATATTTTCCACAAATACTTTCAGCTTTCCGATCCAAAGGATCGACCATGTCTGAGGCTATGTTTCAAAGGTGACATGCTAAATACTGTAGCAACTTCATCACATTAAGCTTTTCCAAACCTTAACCTCGATCGTAAGTCTCAGAAAGTATTATACTCACACAATCAACTTCCCATTTTCCAAGTGAAGCATTTACCTAGGGGAGTGGTTACTTCCAAGATAAAAGTTACGTGATACCCAAAAATCCTTAATCATTACAAAGTTGACGTGTTTAAGACATTTTCTCTGATACATTTGCCACATGTCAAGCTATTGCACATCCTAATACCATATTTACTGCCACACATTTCATTTTATAACTCGGCGCCGTTGATCCAAAACTGTAGATCTAAATCACAGCCGTATGATTCCCCTTATTTAACCAAAACTGTTCActctcttttcttctctttacaCCTAAAATCCCTATAGTCCTCGAAGCTTGAGTTTCCTTTTCCTGCAACCACTGAAATCTTGCTCAAATCCCATTCAAAAAGCCATTTTTGATTAGCTCCGAGTTACCAAGCTTTGCGATTTGACTTCTTGGGCatcaatttttggaaaattcatCAAGTCGGACTAACATTTCAAGTGTTCGTGCTCATTACTCTTCTGAATTCTTGAAATCTTTGGCcttctttatatttttcaactttCTTGGGTTAGTTTTACTTTCTTCAATCAAACTTTTATTTAGATCTtgaaaatttctctttgttcctttAGAAgtataaaacttttatttaaatcttgaaaatttctctttattccttTAGAAGTATAAGTCttctaacaaatatatatatatatatatatatatatatttatatattcacaatatatatatatatatataaatcaatctacacacatgccacAAGTGTACACACATacgcctatatatatatacacaaaaatatgTGTACTTACAAAGATACATACACATACGTATACATAAACATGTATTATATACAATCTAACTCAATTTTCcacattaaatataataatttactcAAAAATAGCAAAATCTCAAATACCCAACCGAACTTTATAAACTATATATCAAATGAATTGAGggataaagataaaaaatactTAGCTCAAGCACCTCAAACTCGCTGCTGGTGGTCGAAAAATCACAAGGAAAATTTGGCCTAAGTTTAGCTCATCATATCTCCAAAACTGTAGAAAATTGAGCTAAGTCGAGCCCAGAATCGAGCTAAGAGGTCAAAAAACAGTGGAAGGAGGAATTAATTTGGCCAGGAGGTGGCCACATCATCAAAAAAATGGTTTCGCCGTCGCCGTTAATAGACGCCAATCTGGGTGAGTCCAGTGATGGCTATGCTGTACCTTTCCAACCGTCGGTCAAATATCTCATGGGCTTCGCCCATGGCCAGCTCATGCAGTGCACAGATGGCAAAAAAGCCAAAATCTAGTGGGGCcccgcgagagagagagagaaagagagagggtgTTTTTCACACGTGAcggtggagagagagagagggaaatgaaaaagaaaaagaaatagaaaaggaaaaaaaatatttttttatcaaagatGACACGTGGCCCTCTCTAGTCGTGACATGTGTAACACCCGATCCAAGAAAATACcccaagtttgaatttttgaccaaggttgatcgggGTTGACTAAGTGGgtctcaaaattaattttttactttaagaTGAATTTTGTGTTGACCAAAGTACCATAGTGAAGTCTCATTGACACGAGTtggtagactagtagtacaccAAAATCAGAGCTAAGATTataaagttatggtcaaaacaagatgCGATCCAAACTGATCGATGAGCCCAAGTTGACCTTTTATCTCTATGGAATTTGACGTTGACCCACATACCATTGATAgtgctcattgatacgagtccataAACTGGTGGCATGTTTAATTTGGACCTAAAGTTGAAAAGTTAAGGGTATGTAAATTTGTACCTATCTTTCTCGGGATTGAATTTGCTCTATAATGGaatatttaaagaattttttatttgtgccacatgtcacattTAAAATGATACCATATGTCATGAACAGAGGCGAACACATGTCAtccctaataatttttttctctttttttttcttccctctctctcctccctcacGTGGAAAAACcccatctctttctctctctctctctctctctccccctctagAATTGATGAACCTCTGGTCACCCGTCAATGACATCATCGACCACCAAGATAGCCCAATCACTAGCCTACTTGGCGACCAAAGTTTTCAATTGCCGGTCAGCCAGTGACACGCTTAAATTAGGCGTTGGAAGCCGATGGTGGCCGTTTCTCCTCCTATGAATCACCATGTTCTAGTGTGTCCAGGTTGCACCGCCTCCATAGTCTGATAGCCACTATGCTAGCTTCGCCGAGGTATGCTCCGATTGCTGGGGAAGCCATTGACGTGCTAGAAAATAGCCATGGAAGCTAATGGCGGACACACTATCTGACCACCAAATTTTGGCCATCTCAGATTGTGTTCCTGGTCCCTCCCCTCTCATTCAAGCCTCCCAAAGTTGTTGGTGGCCTTCGTTCGCTCCAACTCGAGCTCGTTTGTGGTATACAAAGAGGACAAGTTGGCAGCAATTTCCAATGAGAATTTCTGCCACCACCGGTGATGTCGAGCTCAACGGAGTTTAGTATCGTGTTTCTTATACCTCCATCTTTCAATTGGTATCTTTTTTGTGAATTATGGTGATATATTTGAGAAATTGTcatttttgaattaatattgCATTTATTGTAGAAATGGTGTTAAagtgtgtatatgtatacatgttTGTG
This genomic interval carries:
- the LOC107426837 gene encoding uncharacterized protein LOC107426837; amino-acid sequence: MVVCKCRKATKLYCFVHKVPVCGECICFPEHQICVVRTYSEWVIDGEYDWPTKCCLCQAALEAGNGSPTTRLGCLHIIHTSCLVSHIKTFPSHTAPAGYVCPGCSTSIWPPKNVKDSGSRLHSKLKEAIMQTGLEKNLFGNHPVSLPAAESRGPPPAFASDPLINVSSTGSRENNVGSSPLVEKVETNMTEGYSAVAGSGLPVTDIVEVEGSSSAGNFMKSSSPVGPVATTRKSGIHVERQNSEISYYADDEDGNRKKYTRRGPFQHKFLRALLPFWSSALPTLPVTAPPRKDASNTNDAPEGRLRHQRSSRMDPRKILLSLAIMACMATMGILYYRLVQQGLGEELADDELPQ